The sequence below is a genomic window from Dioscorea cayenensis subsp. rotundata cultivar TDr96_F1 chromosome 6, TDr96_F1_v2_PseudoChromosome.rev07_lg8_w22 25.fasta, whole genome shotgun sequence.
CAATATGGCTAAACACCGATACGCTGTAAGTCACACGTAAAAATTTGCTTCACAAGGCAAATATGATCAACTAAAAACCAAATACTACTCCTATAAAATGTTTAGAGAGGCTGTCCaaggttgaaggagatccctcTCAATGCGAAGAAGTTACCATATATCGAAGTCTAGTTGGAGCTTTTACGATGCTTGACTCTCACTGAGACCGATATTTCATATTCAATCAACAAGGTTTGTCAAGATCTACTAGCTCCAACCAATTAGCACCTTATTGCAGTTAAGAGAATTATCAGATATCTCAAATTCACAAGTACAATAGGACTAAAGATTCAAAAGTGTTCTTCAACTCTACTGAGTGCTTTTTTAGATGCTGATTGGACATGTTATAGTGATGACAGAAGATCAACTGGTGGCTATGCAATGCATTTTTGATCAAATCTCATTTCATGGAGTTCAAGGAAGTAGGCTACTATATCCAGATCTAGTAATGAAGCTGAGTATAAATTTGTAGCAATTACTACAACAGAGGTTATATGGTTACAATCATTGCTATAAGAATTGAAGGTATCATAGAGGAGGTCACCAATTCTATGGTGTGATAACTTGGGGGCTGTTTATCTCACAGCAAACCCAGTTTTTCATGCACGTACCAAACATATTGAGGTAGACTATCACTTTGTCAGAGAATGGATGGCCCCCAAATTGTTGAAGATCAGGTTCATTTCCTCTCAAGATCAAGTTGCTGATATATTCACAAAGGCTTTAGTAACTCCGCACTTCATTAACCTGAAGAACAATCTTAACCTAGTTACCACATGGTTATGATTGAAGGGGAATGCTAAACAATATGACTTATTCTCTAGCTATTCCTATTATTTAGGATAAAGCTATGTCAGTGATCTTCTTATGATTCTATTCAGTTACAAAGTATGCCTGTAATGTAGGTAACAACCATTGTAGCTTATCCAGaaacacaatataaatatttatctaaaCCCGATGTGATAATAACATAGGGCTACAATCATTTTCTTCTATCTTGTGTGTTTCTTACTTTTTCAATGAGCATAACTACAATCTATACCATGATTGCCTAAATCATAATTGTGATATCTATTGAAGCCTCTATCCATTCTCTGTCATGAGCACACCAAAAATCTATACCACGACTCCCTAAATCataattgttatatttgttGAAGCCTCTATTCAATTATCAGTCATGAGCACCGCCAAAATCTATACCATGACTCCCTGAATAGTAATTATGATATTTGTTAAAACCTCTATCCAGTTCTCTATCATGAGCATGGCCAAAATCTATCCCACAATTCTCCGCATCATAATTGTGATATCTGTTGAAGTCTTTGTCCAGTTTTCTATTATGAGCACGCCCAAAGTCTATACAACAACTTTCTAAATCATAATTTTGATATCTGTTGAAGCCTCTGTCTAGTTCTTTATCATGAGCACGACCAAAATCTATACCATGAGTGTCTgaatcataattataatatttgttaaagCCTCTATCCACTTCTCTATCATGAACACACCCAAAATCTATACAACTCCCTGAATCATTATTATGATATCTGTTAAAGGCTCTATCCAGTTGATGTCTCTGTCTAGTAGTCTATCATGACCACGCCCAAAATTTATATGACTTTCTGAATCATAATTATGATATATGTTGAAGCCTTTTGTCCAGTTCTTTGTCATGAGCAAGCCCAAAATCTATACCATAACTATTTGAATCATAATTGTGATATTTGTTGAAGCCTCTATTCAGTTCTCTATCATAAGCACGCCTAAAATTTATACCACGACTCCCTAAATCATAATTGTGATATCTGTTGAAGCCTCTGTCCAGTTTTCTATTATGAGCACGCCCAAAATCTATACCATAACTTTTTGAATCATAATTGTGATATCTCTTGAAGCCTTTGTCTTTTTCACTATCATGAGCACGATCAAAATCTATATTATGACTCTCTGAATCATAATTGTGATATCTATTGAAGTCTTTGCCATGTTCTCTATTGTGAGCATAGCCAAAATCTATCGACTTTCTGAATCATAATTATGATATCTGTTGAAGTCTCTATCCCGTTCTCTATCAAAAGCACCGCCAAAATCTATATAACGACTATCTGAATCATAATTATAATAGAAGCCTCTATCCAGTTATTTGTCATGAGCACACCCAAAATCTATACCATGGCTGTCTGAATAGTAATTATGATATCTATTGAAGTCTCTGTCCAATTCTCTATCATGAGCACGCCCAAAATCTATATCACCACTCCCTGAAATATAATTGTAATTTCTGTTGAAGCTTATGTCCAGTTCTTTGTCATCAGCATGGCTAAAATCTATACCATGGCTCCTTGAATCATAATTGTGATATCTGTTAAACCTCTGTCCAGTTTTGTCATGAGCATGACCAAAATTTATACCATGACTCCCTGAATCATAATTGTGACATCTATTGAAGTCTCTGTCATGTTTTCTATCATGAGCACCGCCAAAATCTATACTGCGACTTTCTGATATCATGAGCACCACCAAAATCTATATGATGATTGTCTGAATCATAATTATGATATCTGTTGAAGCCTCTGcccaattttttttgtcatgagCACGCCCAAAATCTATACTATGACTATTTGAATCATAATTATGATATTTGTTGAAGCCTCTGTCCAGTTTTCTATCTTTCtaatttatccaaatacaaaaCTTATGAATCAAgagttaaataatattaattatataataagagAGTGGTAACTCATTTTTCTCCTAAATAAGAGGTCTAGTgttcaactctctctctcttgacAATAGTTGAAAGTTATGACTTATATACATTAActaaaaaacctaaatttaagataaaatattaaaaaaacaagagttttatattttatgcaaattttaaagatagagaaaagatcaTAAATGTCAACAAGAAATGAATGGtcaaaaaatcatttaattctcaatatctattttcgaTTTTTATCCTACAGGTTACTGTAATCCATGATTATATGGTTCAACTTTAAGATAGGTATATGCAAAAATCACCATTTTGGGAAGCTAACATAATGGTGCATTACCAATATCACAATTATCCGGGGTTATATCTGCAAAAAAATTTTCCTTAGGTCCGAAAGTCCATTTCACCACAAAGTAGAACTCAAGCTTAAAAACAATGCAGGACTGTGTTTCACACAAGAAGCAAATCTATCAATTTGTTTAAAACATTCAGAAGACAAGAAtaaatgtaaaacatgcatTGATGAGGTACAAATCCTTGTGAGCGAAGAGTTCCGGACATAGGATCACAGACAACTAACTCATTCAAACAGGAATTTTGTCAAGTCATTAAGCCCTTTTTCCACTGTTTGGATATGATTTAGTGCAGAGAACTTTCCTTCCCTTTGCTCGTCTTCGCTGTAATATCGCTCTCCCGCCAGGAGTCCTCATTCTTCTGCGAAAACCATGAGTTCGAGCAAGTGATTTCCGAGATCTTGATCTTTTAGTCTGACATAGAGCAGGCTTTCCTGCCCTCACCTGGAAACCGCGGCGTTTTTCAATCACCACCTTGTTGAAACCCAAGTCAATTCCCAAGGACAAGCCTGGACATTCATTTACAGAGAAAGTTAGAATAGTTACAATCCAACGGTTAGACATCAAGACATTGCCACTTGTTATCATATGTAATTTTGTTCAAACCCCAAAAGGTATGGTTAATAAAGTATAATGAGACATGATTTACATCTATATTTTATCATTTCCAGCCACACTCAAATGAACTGAAAATGAGTGATCTTGGCAATCTCACCTTTTGACAGATGCTTCAATTTGTGCATTTCGCAATAAGGAGTATCAGCTATCAATTACTAACAAATGCAAAGCATCCTTAGAAAAATCTAACTGTTATACACTTCTAAGCCCTAAGACTAACTCATTTAACAATAAAGTTGAAAAACTTGTATGTGAGAAAAATACTGTCAGCGGTTCAATGTAAATGGGTTGAGGGAGAAAAGGTATTTGTTATCACCGACTACCCACATAATCAATCCTTTGAACCACCTTTACTTTAGCTCACATCTTGCATAGCAATGAGACCTTAAGTGATAACAGCTCTATGCTGGTATGTGTACTATATACGACAACTGAGCCAGGTGATCCGTAGCGCATCCTTTTGCCTGCTATATAGTGCAGAAGCAAAAAAATTCAGATCAATAATTCTAAACACAGTAACAATATAACAATTACTCCTTTCTAAAGCATGACCATGTTACCTTACCCCCACAACTATTTAGCAAAGACCTCATATTGATGCCACAAAACTCACATTTTTCTTTCTAGCTATAAAATGTTTGTTTCCAAATCTTATTGATGTTTCCTTTTCACTCACAAATCTGGAAGTTTGCACAGATAGGAATGGCAATTATCATCCTCTTAATCCTACTTATTCTACCACCTCATAGCAAGAGAGTAAGCAACTGTCTCAAGAACTAACTTATGCAATAAAAGTTGCATTTTATAGATATTGAACTCCAAAACGGCAACCAAAGAAGTTTATCTCCAGCAAGATAACATCCATCCTAAGCTTGTTAAAAGGAACTAAAGTTTTCCAATAAACAATCATTGCAATAAACATCACCCCTTTATTCACATTGAATCTCAAATCAACCTTCTTAACGCATACAAGCACACATCCAAAAGTGATAATAACCAATAGACACAACAGTGTGGCATCAGAATCACCAGCATTGCCTGATCCCCTATCTAAATACTCCAAATTCAGCAAACTgacatttaaaaatgataatgCTTTAATACCTTAATACATATTACAACAGTGACATTTCAATTGCAGCATTACCTCTGCAGGAACATATTTTCTAGAATAAAAGAAAGCTCCATTTCATACctacaaaaatattgaaaaagtaTTAAGAGCAACACCAGTAGTCTGATATTCCCCTTGCAGCATTACCTATCTCCCTAGACAATCCTAAAATAGCCTTTTATTGAGATtataaagaggaaaaaaaacttttttacaCCTAAAAACATACTGCAGAAGTATTGAGAGCACAATGACCATCAATGTTTGCAGTATTACCAATTGGCACATCACTGAAGCTAAAAACTTCGTTTACACACATACAGACATTTTGCAGAGTAATAAAAGCAGCATGGTCCATAGTGTAGCATCCAAATTGCAGCGATACCTTATCATACACTCTGAAAAACAGACATCACAATCTCCAAGGAAAATTCACAAATGCAACAAACTCTAAGATTATTTATCCTTGTCAAAACCTACAATCTTTAGAAAGACATCCCCTTTGCACTCTCATAACACTATTACCCCTTCAAAAAATGAATTAGTGGCAGTTTAATCACAACAATAGAacatcaaaatttttcaaaaaaatgctCGGAATTCAAATAATTGGCTGAAATACAAGCAACATCAAGCAAAGCAACTAAAACTTTCTCCTAGGCATTAAGACAAACACATGATGTGCATTAAGTAATAAAGGCTGGAATTTGAATTACCGGAGAAAGATGAGGTGAAGGAGAGGGAGGCAGAagtggaggagaagaaggaactGCGGAAGGGAGGAGGAGAGCGCATTGGAATCCTGGGAAGGGAGATAGAGTTCGGCGTGATGGCTCTGGCACCGCCGAGAAGAGTTAGCGACGCGGTCGGGGAGGATACGAGCGATAACGCCATGGTTCGCTCAGCGCTTCGAGCTTGCAGTTTTGCGAGGCTCTTTGTTGGGACGGATTGCAGGGAAGCTAGCTTGGGATAAGGCCATCGTGTCCGTCCATTTTTCAGGGGCCCACTTGATGGGCTTGGTGAATCTGAGACATGagctatatatgtatatattttaataaatataaacaaattacgTCTTCAATAACGAGAACATACAAAAAGTTGAGTTTTATAAACTTATATTcccattttataaaaacttaaaatttatatCGACAAACATCCTGTATAGAAAATCTAATGTTAATAGTCATTGGCTTTGACAACATCAACTTGGTTTTGATTTAgtacttaaaagaaaaaaaataataaaataaaatttgaaataaaatatatatattgatagaaattctaatatttgttattacttttatttctaattttagcTTTTGCAGATACTAAGTTGACCATAAGCTCTTAATTGggcataattattattttttaattagtatgtatttttttaaaaataatatgtatgtgtatattattaataatatggtAAAATACGACATTAGGTTGTCAACTTCAGCCTTGTCTACTATTTTAGTatctacaaataaataaaatagacgAAATGGCTACAATGAACATTTTCttaaaattcagaaattaaaataagttattttataatttaagagttaaaacaaaatttttctaGTTTAATGGTAAAAATGAACATATAACCAAAATTAGGGAATCATTGGTATCTCTAATCCCattaattttaggttttttttgtcaaattacTGTATATTCAATAATCAATCTCAATTACTGACCCAATATTActttactaatttaaaaatgcCCTTGCCccgtaaaaattaattaatgtggaTGGCTTAgaacaacaaaatctgaaaatCTTACGGCAAGAGGTTGCAATAGACTACCCACTTTCACATGTATTACGTGTCATACAATGATATAGAATCAGTGCATCACCTCTTTCTTCTGTTGTTAGTGCAACTTTGCCATTTCTTTGTCTTCTCAAACTTCATAAGCTACCAAGATCCATTAACAATCTTTGAGGTCCGTGGAGAATTAGTCTCCTGGGTCTGAAAAAAGAAATCAGGGATTCATTATGGAGATCAATTGTTTAAAACATCCGGTTTAAAAGAAATGATCTAATCAAGCACTTCTCTCTTATGACTTGTTCGATCATggcaaaaactaattatatgttcttatcttggtttttgtagctctagaataaaaaagaatgaagtTAGTGGACTTGACTTCCATGGTCAAACAGAGCTTGGAGTTCTTAGGGATTCTACAAGAGAGAAGATGGCGACCTAGGCGAGTCCTATCCCCCTAAGGAGTCTGATTGATCACGTTGTCACTGTCTAGTAAGCTTTTCTAGTAGAAGACCCCTTTTCTTTTATGCTAGTAGGCTTGTTTTTGGCTATGTTATCTGTTTCTCTATATTTCTGTTGTTCTTTTTCTACTCCTAGcgaatttctttttgtttttttgtttttgttgtttccaTTATATTTCCCTCCCCTTGTCGTTGTACCCTCATTGTTTGTAAATTTGGTTTATCTTAATTCAAGTTTTTGTCATTTATTCACTTttcacaaaatttatttatggtttCCTTCTGCTTATCATTCTAGTTAATTCTTCgataaaatttgttattaaataCATTTTTATCAATACCAAAGGGTCTTTGGTCTAGTGGTACTAATTCTAGTGTGAAAAGATGTCTTATGGGAATTTTCATTGAGAAAGTTCAAAACGCACCGaaggcaatggtgccaaaaaagCTTACCAGCTGTGGGAGTGGGCTTGCAGTCCAATCCACATGTCCGCTCAATTAATGTGCACGAGCTGAACGATTAATTTTCGATGGTGTGCACGCTCTTGACACGTGACTTGTCCActttgttaaataataataataataataataataataataataataataataataataataataaaaacatttttatcaATCATGATATTCCTAATATGTGAACATTCTAATATATGTTGATAATGTTGTTCTTCTAAAATATAATGCCATCTcgtattataatattaatattactactTAGAGTCCATTTAGTGGACATGATGAGAAAGATAGGATATGATAACTCT
It includes:
- the LOC120263179 gene encoding uncharacterized protein LOC120263179, which codes for MISESRSIDFGGAHDRKHDRDFNRCHNYDSGSHGINFGHAHDKTGQRFNRYHNYDSRSHGIDFSHADDKELDISFNRNYNYISGSGDIDFGRAHDRELDRDFNRYHNYYSDSHGIDFGKSIDFGYAHNREHGKDFNRYHNYDSESHNIDFDRAHDSEKDKGFKRYHNYDSKSYGIDFGRAHNRKLDRGFNRYHNYDLGSRGINFRRAYDRELNRGFNKYHNYDSNSYGSCIDFGCVHDREVDRGFNKYYNYDSDTHGIDFGRAHDKELDRGFNRYQNYDLESCCIDFGRAHNRKLDKDFNRYHNYDAENCGIDFGHAHDRELDRGFNKYHNYYSGSHGIDFGGAHD
- the LOC120263004 gene encoding 50S ribosomal protein L34, chloroplastic, with protein sequence MALSLVSSPTASLTLLGGARAITPNSISLPRIPMRSPPPFRSSFFSSTSASLSFTSSFSGLSLGIDLGFNKVVIEKRRGFQVRAGKPALCQTKRSRSRKSLARTHGFRRRMRTPGGRAILQRRRAKGRKVLCTKSYPNSGKRA